A part of Dermacentor variabilis isolate Ectoservices chromosome 10, ASM5094787v1, whole genome shotgun sequence genomic DNA contains:
- the LOC142559307 gene encoding polycystin-1-like, with product MYDSTTQEHAELVQVGARDGSGSRHLEKPGQALAFSWSCDQCDKNESLYQAFVKKRLDQEVIEITDDLQYGSTKKLGFVLRVRSDSDSDSATIRVRVPGDQDDQMALSCPCCEFGVLSSEDLVMEARPQRTKVWGTRYPLVTWRVSGPGAPDAGAHHVPPGCFAEQRGAVLLLPAGYVTRSGLYKITASARNQTPYANVHFNLTHELFEGQGLREQSNFPPTKGQCQVTPKKGVAVKTIFHVVCTGFSDPEGGSLSYGFYFCSHAPDKLKDLEGGRPKPWHSCTHIKSSLDDGTFAGVLPAGNSTAATTDCSVVVFVNDNVGQYVYDLIAVTIEMGSCSDFSLETVDDYARQSQQNSSDAILSYIKSSAMLFNSEFYKRCNRPGGPPGAKNLSRDAEVLEDYIGYLKNSTVTTESELHNAISVLQVLVPDNNSATTENFTDAVIELMDDYASAFYKLTSVESNWRIADLTATIGGELIEGLTTLLDLKAPTPQEVPVELPSDFNTDSDCRAVEKLVNNVARVAAGVSRVVDTEQNDANINARDYEVWIRESQRRGFLGTSGGSRVRIEGSVDTQTAIVFPSNPFRCHETAKLTNTQAVGVEAARGPAEVPFSVSMPTESYLKRPTPLDWDGHAGTYETSFSNVSMHVINVTEAGVFLKIDVFTFDTQKRFITAVVSGRPPSRLDFLEQNRFHLTSNVPHENRIEFVQKPEVVTVAVLPLTNSSKARLLDPYRRRGDENGSATYTMRSRFYSCLFWNNTEQAYSSSGCRVLADSDEQFVHCACEHNSIFAGGLFIAPHPIDFTDLGFLLLTMSSNLVMTIIISSVWLVYLLVMVWAAKHDARDEGAAGIEYLAENDQDDAFGYLVSVYTWFLKGSGTTSRVLLVVHGSDDESREVVLRDGARNPLALQAGGRDWYFLSHPSSLGDVEAISLTLELKGNESAWHLSTVVVRDLQTASRAVFVVDDVLTPDAHKGASTFTFHVADESLLRNPWRIFSARIIRYFREEHLIFSIFSRLPTSDFTRKQRASVALLLVTTGMMVSLMFYGLDADEEESFNWLFFDTLLELPKRRELVIALQSTLLVTPFAFLVVFLFEKSRPPAFRRKPTVPKVYVEDVVEDWVRDTDTSTDSAKTGKVPRERLTSNVQLPLFPTWVSVFAWLLCFSASLIASVLVILYGLTYGYRRSLSWVRCNFINVLLGEFVVSPLKILCLSAVMACVLKAPVEMENIPVRFIE from the exons ACGGCAGTGGTTCTCGACACCTCGAGAAGCCTGGTCAAGCCCTGGCGTTTAGTTGGAGCTGCGACCAATGCGACAAGAACGAATCCTTGTACCAAGCATTCGTCAAGAAGCGACTGGACCAGGAG GTTATCGAGATCACGGACGACCTGCAGTATGGCTCGACTAAAAAACTCGGCTTCGTGCTTCGCGTGAGAAGCGatagcgacagcgacagcgccaCCATCAGAGTGCGCGTTCCCGGAGATCAGGACGACCAG ATGGCACTGTCCTGCCCTTGCTGCGAGTTCGGCGTTCTGAGTAGCGAGGATCTGGTAATGGAGGCCCGGCCACAGCGCACCAAGGTGTGGGGCACCCGCTACCCCCTGGTCACGTGGCGAGTGAGCGGACCCGGGGCTCCGGACGCAGGCGCGCACCACGTGCCACCCGGTTGCTTCGCCGAGCAGCGCGGTgccgtgctgctgctgccggccgGGTACGTCACCAGGTCCGGACTGTACAA GATCACGGCGAGCGCTCGGAACCAGACGCCTTACGCCAACGTCCATTTCAATCTGACGCACGAGCTTTTCGAGGGCCAGGGTTTGAGAGAGCAGAGTAACTTCCCACCGACGAAAGGCCAATGCCAGGTGACCCCGAAGAAAGGCGTAGCCGTGAAGACCATCTTCCACGTCGTTTGCACAGGCTTCTCAGATCCCGAGGGAGGGTCCCTCAGCTACGGCTTCTACTTCTGCAGTCACGCACCAGACAAGCTCAAGGACTTGGAGGGCGGACGCCCAAAGCCGTGGCATTCGTGCACGCACATAAAGTCTAGCCTCGACGACGGCACCTTTGCGGGTGTCCTGCCGGCTGGGAACTCGACGGCGGCCACCACCGACTGCTCTGTGGTCGTGTTCGTCAACGACAACGTCGGGCAGTACGTCTACGACCTGATAGCAGTGACCATCGAAATGGGCTCTTGCAGCGACTTCTCGCTGGAGACCGTCGACGACTACGCTAGGCAAAGCCAGCAGAACAGCTCCGACGCCATACTGTCGTACATCAAGAGTTCCGCCATGTTGTTCAACTCGGAGTTTTACAAACGATGCAACCGTCCCGGTGGCCCCCCTGGGGCCAAAAATTTGAGCCGCGACGCTGAAGTCTTGGAAGACTACATCGGCTATCTGAAGAACAGCACCGTGACCACTGAGAGCGAACTGCACAATGCGATCAGCGTCCTTCAGGTGCTCGTCCCAGACAACAACTCCGCCACGACAGAAAATTTCACAGATGCGGTGATTGAGCTCATGGACGACTATGCCAGCGCCTTCTACAAGCTGACTTCAGTTGAGAGTAACTGGAGGATCGCGGACCTAACTGCCACCATTGGGGGAGAACTTATTGAGGGACTGACCACACTGCTGGACCTCAAGGCCCCTACCCCTCAGGAAGTACCAGTAGAACTACCGAGTGATTTCAAC accGATTCCGATTGCAGGGCTGTGGAGAAACTGGTTAACAACGTGGCCCGAGTAGCCGCTGGTGTGTCACGCGTGGTAGACACCGAGCAGAACGACGCGAACATCAACGCCAGGGACTACGAAGTGTGGATTCGAGAGTCGCAAAGGCGAGGCTTCCTCGGCACATCCGGTGGCAGCAGGGTTCGTATCGAAGGCAGCGTCGACACACAGACGGCCATAGTGTTTCCGTCTAATCCATTTCGATGCCACGAGACGGCAAAGCTGACAAACACTCAGGCTGTGGGCGTGGAGGCGGCACGAGGCCCCGCAGAAGTTCCCTTCAGCGTCAGTATGCCTACGGAGAGCTACCTGAAAAGGCCAACACCACTCGACTGGGACGGACACGCGGGCACCTACGAAACATCGTTCTCAAACGTTTCCATGCACGTGATTAACGTAACCGAAGCAGGCGTGTTCTTGAAGATCGACGTGTTCACCTTCGACACGCAAAAAAGATTTATAACCGCCGTCGTCTCTGGTCGACCTCCGTCCAGGTTGGACTTCCTCGAGCAAAACAGGTTTCACCTCACaagcaacgtgccgcacgagaacaGAATCGAATTTGTCCAGAAGCCTGAAGTGGTCACCGTGGCTGTTCTACCGCTTACCAACAGTTCGAAAGCCAGGCTACTTGACCCGTATCGCAGGAGAGGCGACGAGAACGGCAGCGCGACTTACACGATGAGGTCGCGCTTCTACAGCTGCCTTTTCTGGAACAACACGGAACAAGCGTACTCGAGTTCAGGATGTCGCGTTCTCGCGGATTCTGACGAACAGTTTGTTCACTGCGCTTGCGAGCACAACTCCATTTTTGCGGGTGGACTGTTCATCGCCCCGCACCCGATCGATTTCACCGACTTGGGCTTCCTTCTGTTAACCATGTCGAGCAACCTCGTGATGACCATAATTATTTCATCGGTGTGGCTCGTCTATCTGCTAGTCATGGTGTGGGCCGCCAAGCACGATGCAAGAGACGAAGGCGCCGCGGGCATAGAGTACCTCGCAGAGAACGACCAGGACGATGCGTTTGGCTATCTCGTATCTGTCTACACGTGGTTCCTCAAGGGCTCTGGGACCACGAGCCGAGTGCTTCTCGTTGTCCACGGGTCTGACGACGAATCCCGAGAAGTGGTGCTTCGCGACGGCGCGCGAAACCCACTGGCGCTTCAGGCCGGTGGCCGAGACTGGTACTTTCTAAGCCATCCGTCAAGTCTCGGAGACGTTGAGGCCATTTCTTTGACCCTGGAGCTGAAGGGCAACGAGAGCGCCTGGCACTTGAGCACAGTTGTCGTGAGGGACCTTCAAACGGCGTCACGGGCGGTTTTCGTCGTCGACGACGTGCTGACGCCGGACGCGCACAAAGGAGCGTCGACGTTTACCTTCCACGTTGCCGACGAGTCGCTTCTTCGCAACCCGTGGCGAATATTCAGCGCCAGAATCATCCGCTACTTTCGCGAGGAGCACCTCATCTTCAGCATTTTCAGCCGCTTGCCGACCAGCGACTTCACTCGCAAGCAGCGTGCCTCGGTGGCCCTGTTGCTCGTCACCACGGGCATGATGGTGAGCCTCATGTTCTACGGCCTGGACGCCGACGAAGAGGAATCATTCAACTGGCTTTTCTTCGACACGCTGCTCGAGCTGCCAAAGCGGCGCGAACTCGTCATTGCCCTGCAGTCAACGCTCCTCGTCACGCCATTTGCATTCCTGGTCGTCTTTCTCTTCGAGAAGTCCCGGCCACCGGCATTTCGGCGAAAGCCTACAGTGCCCAAGGTGTACGTCGAAGACGTGGTCGAAGACTGGGTTCGCGACACGGACACGTCTACCGATTCAGCCAAAACGGGAAAAGTGCCCAGGGAGCGTCTGACGAGCAACGTGCAGCTGCCGCTGTTCCCAACCTGGGTCTCCGTGTTCGCCTGGCTCCTCTGTTTTTCCGCTTCCCTGATCGCCTCTGTGCTCGTCATACTCTATGGCCTGACGTACGGTTACCGTCGCAGTCTGTCGTGGGTGCGCTGCAACTTCATCAACGTGCTCCTGGGCGAATTTGTGGTGAGCCCGCTCAAGATTCTGTGCCTTTCGGCAGTCATGGCTTGCGTGCTGAAGGCGCCTGTAGAGATGGAGAATATACCGGTGCGCTTTATCGAGTAG